The following coding sequences lie in one Pontibacter sp. G13 genomic window:
- a CDS encoding DUF4295 domain-containing protein: MAKKTVAGYRDKSKAKTFTKVVRAVKNPETGAYSYKEDIVPTDMVKDFLKDNK; encoded by the coding sequence ATGGCAAAGAAGACGGTTGCGGGCTACCGGGATAAATCCAAAGCGAAAACTTTCACAAAAGTTGTTCGTGCGGTGAAGAACCCCGAAACAGGAGCCTACTCATACAAAGAAGATATTGTCCCTACAGATATGGTTAAGGATTTCTTGAAAGACAACAAGTAA
- a CDS encoding 1-acyl-sn-glycerol-3-phosphate acyltransferase: MIKAAPTKFGRWFWRTFTKLSISRQFASFTYDPLEEWDTEQAILMIGNHISWWDGFWPLALNEAKFHKNYHVMMLERELSKRPFMRRGGAFSIHPGTRGIVESFDYAAKLLQAPENLVLMYPQGAIHSLYEQQITFHPGLKRLLRHSPGFQLIGFVATVDYFSQPKPQVHLYLKRFDHTEIQDLPTLNNAYQDFFDSSLALQKQKSPAHN; this comes from the coding sequence ATGATCAAGGCTGCGCCCACCAAATTCGGCAGATGGTTCTGGAGGACCTTTACCAAGCTCAGTATCAGCAGGCAGTTTGCATCCTTCACCTATGATCCGTTGGAGGAATGGGATACCGAGCAAGCCATTTTGATGATCGGCAATCACATCAGCTGGTGGGATGGATTCTGGCCTTTGGCACTTAATGAAGCCAAATTCCACAAGAATTACCATGTCATGATGCTGGAGCGAGAACTCTCCAAACGTCCTTTCATGCGTCGCGGAGGTGCCTTTTCCATTCATCCGGGCACTCGGGGCATTGTCGAGTCTTTTGATTATGCGGCAAAATTGCTTCAGGCTCCGGAGAATCTCGTCCTCATGTATCCTCAGGGGGCGATTCATTCCCTCTACGAACAGCAGATCACCTTTCACCCGGGACTCAAACGGCTCCTTAGACATTCCCCCGGGTTCCAGCTCATCGGGTTTGTGGCAACGGTAGATTACTTTTCGCAGCCAAAGCCACAGGTGCATCTGTACCTCAAGCGATTTGACCATACGGAAATCCAAGATCTCCCAACCCTCAATAACGCCTATCAGGATTTTTTCGATTCGAGTCTAGCGCTGCAAAAACAAAAATCTCCCGCCCATAATTGA
- the rpmG gene encoding 50S ribosomal protein L33 — protein MAKKSKAIRAQVILECTEHKDSGMPGTSRYVTTKNRRNTPGRLELKKYNPILKRYTIHKEIK, from the coding sequence ATGGCCAAGAAGAGCAAAGCGATTAGAGCCCAAGTAATCCTTGAGTGTACAGAGCACAAGGATTCTGGCATGCCGGGTACATCCCGCTACGTGACCACAAAGAACCGCAGGAATACGCCTGGTCGCCTGGAGTTGAAGAAATACAACCCCATTCTTAAGCGCTACACTATCCACAAGGAAATCAAGTAA
- a CDS encoding DUF5723 family protein, whose translation MTFRFLCIAMMLGAGLGLQTRTIAQNSLHLQFMPNQATAQFIQPAYVYGIEGGSIIAGGSVDYLVGNNAFALDMLNQAGPRWEEDARSTLVDALNGDTRFRLGLNAQGILNVKLKNHNYSLSFRNRIGGYSRINNPQTMGLLLFGNAQYAGTTVQDENLAFRQYSFSEIGLGTGIDLGKVTLGVRIKGYMGHALYHIEDLSYALSTSELGDELALQSTYEIFESTEDASMGAGAGLDLGLIVEVQENLTLQASLLDLGFIRWEGQSVANDVNVTYSGAEIVNLFDADLQDLSFLLATDTLLGEVFPDTTEGAYTMGLPGSVNLGASWIVKEHNNFFASFHYDLDQFGRNAQIPLFNVGYHRTLGAFRLGLNSYVGGVEGYGVGAMGAANFKFGSVMNASLFAHMDNLVGLVAPGTGRGYAWHMGLTVGFP comes from the coding sequence ATGACCTTTCGTTTCCTTTGCATAGCCATGATGTTGGGAGCTGGTTTGGGGCTACAGACCCGTACAATTGCCCAAAACAGCCTCCATCTTCAATTTATGCCCAATCAGGCAACCGCTCAGTTTATCCAACCCGCCTATGTCTATGGGATCGAGGGAGGATCGATTATCGCAGGCGGAAGCGTGGATTATTTGGTGGGAAACAACGCTTTTGCGCTGGATATGCTCAATCAGGCAGGCCCTAGATGGGAGGAAGATGCCCGCTCCACACTAGTCGATGCGCTCAATGGAGACACGCGTTTCAGGCTGGGGCTCAACGCTCAGGGCATCCTCAATGTCAAGTTGAAAAATCACAACTATAGTCTTTCTTTCAGAAATCGGATCGGCGGATACAGTCGGATCAACAATCCTCAGACGATGGGTTTGTTGCTTTTCGGCAATGCGCAATATGCGGGGACGACCGTACAGGATGAGAATCTCGCCTTTCGCCAGTATAGTTTTTCGGAGATTGGCTTGGGCACAGGCATAGATTTGGGGAAGGTTACCCTCGGGGTCCGAATCAAAGGATACATGGGACACGCGCTTTATCACATTGAGGATTTGTCCTATGCGCTTTCCACTTCCGAATTGGGGGACGAATTGGCGCTTCAGAGTACCTATGAGATTTTTGAGAGCACCGAAGATGCCAGCATGGGCGCGGGCGCGGGATTGGATTTGGGGTTGATCGTGGAAGTGCAGGAGAATTTGACCTTGCAAGCTTCTTTGCTCGATCTGGGATTCATCCGTTGGGAAGGCCAATCCGTGGCCAATGATGTGAATGTCACCTACTCTGGGGCAGAAATTGTGAATCTGTTTGATGCAGACCTTCAGGACTTGAGCTTCTTGCTGGCCACAGACACCCTGTTAGGCGAGGTATTCCCAGATACTACCGAAGGCGCCTATACGATGGGGCTTCCCGGCTCGGTGAATTTAGGGGCTAGCTGGATCGTGAAGGAGCACAACAATTTCTTCGCATCCTTCCACTATGATCTGGATCAATTCGGCCGAAACGCACAGATTCCCCTATTCAATGTGGGGTATCATCGTACGTTGGGAGCATTTCGATTGGGATTGAATAGTTATGTCGGTGGGGTCGAAGGATACGGGGTAGGCGCCATGGGTGCCGCCAATTTCAAGTTTGGATCGGTGATGAATGCTTCGCTGTTTGCCCACATGGATAATTTGGTAGGGCTGGTCGCTCCCGGAACGGGAAGGGGCTATGCTTGGCACATGGGACTCACCGTAGGCTTCCCGTAA
- a CDS encoding T9SS type A sorting domain-containing protein, giving the protein MNRLARNTVGLLLLLCLWLPSRGATVWPVSSLADAGAGTLRSQLQSAQDGDTLKFTLPGTVLLDSVIYINKDVAVVGFGPDQTILDGQGSSRIFYCEDSTDVYVSGIHFTRGVLLPEEIFQGGGAISTRNKLTVVNCLFSENEAEYGGAIFGEGFNQRQVEIDILHSAFIHNKARRTTSEDVSRSGGAIFVDSREGGSAALTIENATFSGNEADLAGGAIFLIGDPAGGASLDGTNLTIAYNHAYRGGGIDNSQAESIRLANSIVALNTSDIDLDDIYGSFKSQGNNLIGDTTAFVGQAPYLLPTDIGQVNPGLAPLGNNGSILPTHALTCSSPAIDAGNDTKASLLDLRGQARVGTSDIGSHERNEVIDLQITTVADRNLGSLRQALILACPGDTLSMSQIFGTIWIDRTLEIDQDVVLLGNPQQGVKIQTDSAIRLMHVAPEVTATLAYLTLEGGDPSLFGGGAIQNQGHLTAFNSSFIRNRAESGGAIANYGVNAPATLNLTNCTFGENEAEFLDGGAIDNRSLGFPAATEIEHCTFVNNTAGNNGGALFANNPGEVTISNSLFSGNFSNLGRAMNAQVVSNGHNLVSDTTGSGFQPVAGDIVQTNASIDPLGDYGGPTVTYRLQSGSPAIDAGSNAGISELDQRGYLRIFNGISDIGAYEYDPATSLDLLPATAFSLYPNPARDYLMVKSEGMSLDMAQWELSNLLGQQIWSVQQPLGNQRIALPDLTPGVYLLTIRTDSATWTGKFLAE; this is encoded by the coding sequence ATGAATCGATTGGCTCGGAATACTGTTGGATTGTTGTTGCTTTTATGTCTGTGGCTCCCATCACGTGGAGCGACCGTATGGCCGGTTTCTTCCCTCGCAGATGCAGGTGCTGGAACCCTTCGCAGTCAGCTTCAATCCGCCCAAGACGGCGATACGCTCAAATTCACCCTCCCCGGAACGGTCCTGCTCGATAGCGTGATCTACATCAACAAGGATGTAGCCGTGGTGGGTTTTGGCCCAGACCAGACCATTCTGGATGGACAGGGGAGTTCCCGAATTTTTTATTGCGAGGACAGTACCGATGTCTACGTTTCCGGAATTCATTTCACCCGAGGCGTATTGCTTCCCGAAGAGATCTTCCAAGGCGGTGGAGCCATTTCCACGAGAAACAAGCTCACCGTTGTCAATTGCCTGTTTTCGGAAAATGAGGCTGAATATGGTGGAGCCATTTTTGGCGAAGGCTTTAACCAGCGACAAGTGGAGATCGATATTCTGCATAGTGCATTCATCCACAACAAGGCTCGCCGAACTACCTCGGAGGATGTCTCCCGATCAGGCGGGGCGATCTTTGTCGATAGCCGCGAAGGGGGAAGCGCTGCATTGACTATTGAGAATGCGACATTCTCTGGCAATGAAGCAGATCTCGCGGGAGGAGCCATCTTCCTCATAGGCGATCCTGCCGGTGGGGCTAGCTTGGATGGTACCAACCTCACCATTGCCTACAATCACGCCTACCGTGGAGGGGGAATCGACAACTCCCAAGCAGAGTCCATTCGCTTAGCCAACTCTATCGTCGCCCTCAATACATCCGATATTGATCTGGACGACATCTATGGGAGCTTCAAGTCTCAGGGAAATAACCTCATTGGGGATACCACCGCATTCGTTGGACAGGCTCCGTATTTGCTACCCACGGATATTGGGCAAGTGAATCCGGGTCTGGCTCCTTTGGGAAATAATGGAAGCATTCTTCCTACTCACGCCTTGACGTGTTCCAGCCCTGCCATCGATGCAGGAAATGACACCAAAGCCTCCCTGCTGGATTTGAGAGGTCAGGCACGTGTGGGTACTTCGGATATCGGTTCTCATGAGCGAAATGAGGTCATCGATCTTCAAATCACCACTGTGGCCGATCGCAACCTCGGCTCCTTGCGCCAAGCGCTGATACTGGCTTGTCCGGGGGATACCTTGTCCATGTCGCAGATCTTTGGGACTATCTGGATTGACCGGACCTTGGAGATCGATCAAGATGTGGTCCTGTTGGGGAATCCTCAGCAAGGGGTGAAGATTCAAACTGATTCTGCCATTCGTCTGATGCATGTAGCTCCCGAAGTGACCGCGACCTTGGCGTATTTGACGCTGGAGGGAGGCGATCCATCCCTATTTGGGGGCGGAGCAATCCAAAACCAAGGCCACTTGACAGCCTTTAACAGCTCATTCATCCGAAATCGCGCGGAAAGCGGGGGAGCCATTGCCAACTATGGGGTGAACGCTCCTGCAACCTTGAATCTGACCAATTGTACTTTTGGCGAGAACGAAGCTGAATTCTTGGATGGAGGCGCCATTGACAACCGCTCTTTGGGCTTTCCTGCCGCCACCGAAATTGAGCATTGTACCTTTGTCAACAATACGGCCGGCAATAACGGCGGCGCACTGTTTGCCAATAATCCCGGCGAAGTGACCATTTCCAATAGCCTCTTTTCTGGGAACTTCTCCAATCTCGGCAGAGCGATGAATGCGCAAGTCGTCTCGAATGGCCATAACTTGGTTTCCGACACCACTGGCAGCGGATTCCAGCCAGTTGCGGGGGATATTGTTCAGACCAATGCCTCGATCGATCCGCTTGGGGATTATGGCGGTCCTACCGTGACGTATCGCCTGCAATCCGGTAGCCCTGCGATTGATGCGGGTAGCAATGCCGGAATCTCAGAATTGGATCAGCGCGGGTATTTGCGGATTTTCAATGGAATTTCCGATATCGGCGCCTACGAATACGATCCTGCCACCTCGCTCGATCTCCTCCCTGCCACTGCCTTTTCCTTGTATCCCAATCCTGCTCGTGATTACCTGATGGTGAAATCCGAAGGTATGTCCTTGGACATGGCGCAATGGGAACTTTCCAACCTGTTGGGACAGCAGATCTGGTCCGTACAGCAACCTTTGGGCAACCAACGGATTGCCCTTCCGGATTTGACCCCGGGCGTTTACTTGTTGACTATTCGGACTGATTCGGCTACTTGGACCGGAAAATTCTTGGCTGAATAG
- a CDS encoding PhnD/SsuA/transferrin family substrate-binding protein, translating into MLKLFRLSLLFGCLLLCLPALGNASDTLHVGLIRYKSPTDFRSTFFPLFEQLGDALNRPVNIQVFESDSADLGYALHSGEMDLGLFTQFPYLKASELFPSLTVFATHKVGGAASFEGAIVVRKSGWTEEVDQLADLRGKSFAFVKPTSTSGYKLPNGILQELGLNQAEGFFSQISFSGSHSASLEGLLDGTYDGVAVDMRSFKSLPKANQEKLVILRTYSVPNHAYVFGPNVPQSERNQILEAMTHLHLQSGAKAAFDNPLGISRWVSQEDEAYNSLRRYLNMVRSRAKLSLQFHLRSSAQKSLEAKGDLIEEMHDQVDEAIEHTGRFEVVEKGGFAHQLELFISSIDESEYSVQIKWNGSQFETYTLTARQLISDLPSLVKVALLENLPIKAPLLKAGDRWQITYGSADGLNLKDFAFSYVRNGREISIPKTDVLNLTESNTIFQSVADFEEDMVIFIRGVHADPFQQPTSEEELILEEGFWDNPDHVWGVIGLIVAILSVGFGAWFTRRKQKRFRNLLYSCNDLLKDMLEEQHNLELRLEDLKHVISRSLEKGHISENQFLILQRRLNDIEGLLQGWRNLQEVLNPELEAQIRNMLKVETITEREFNQLDTLLKRKS; encoded by the coding sequence ATGTTGAAATTGTTTCGCCTAAGCCTGCTGTTTGGATGCCTACTGCTTTGTTTGCCTGCTTTGGGCAACGCCTCAGATACCCTTCATGTAGGATTGATCCGCTATAAATCCCCCACCGATTTTCGCTCCACTTTTTTCCCGTTGTTCGAGCAACTCGGAGACGCCCTCAATCGTCCCGTGAACATTCAGGTTTTCGAGTCCGATTCCGCTGATTTGGGCTATGCGCTCCATTCAGGGGAAATGGATCTGGGGCTTTTTACCCAATTTCCCTATCTAAAGGCTAGTGAACTTTTTCCCTCCTTGACGGTATTTGCGACCCATAAGGTCGGAGGAGCGGCTTCTTTCGAAGGAGCCATTGTCGTCAGGAAATCCGGTTGGACAGAAGAGGTGGATCAATTGGCAGATCTACGCGGCAAGTCATTTGCCTTTGTGAAACCTACCTCTACATCTGGGTACAAACTACCTAATGGCATCTTACAGGAACTTGGACTGAATCAGGCTGAAGGATTCTTCTCCCAAATCTCCTTTTCCGGATCACACTCTGCTTCACTGGAAGGTCTTCTCGATGGCACCTATGATGGAGTGGCGGTCGATATGCGATCTTTTAAATCCCTGCCGAAAGCCAATCAGGAGAAACTGGTGATCCTTAGGACCTATTCTGTGCCCAACCATGCTTATGTATTTGGGCCCAACGTCCCGCAATCTGAGCGAAATCAGATTCTGGAGGCCATGACCCATCTACACCTTCAGTCAGGAGCGAAGGCTGCATTTGACAATCCACTGGGAATTTCCAGATGGGTATCTCAAGAAGACGAAGCCTACAATTCGCTGAGACGCTACCTGAACATGGTTCGGAGCCGTGCCAAGTTGTCTTTGCAATTCCACCTTAGATCCAGTGCCCAAAAATCCCTGGAGGCAAAGGGGGACTTGATTGAGGAAATGCATGATCAAGTGGATGAGGCGATCGAGCATACAGGTAGATTTGAGGTCGTGGAAAAAGGGGGATTTGCCCACCAGCTGGAACTGTTTATCTCCAGCATTGACGAATCCGAATATTCCGTACAGATTAAATGGAATGGTAGTCAATTCGAGACTTACACGCTCACCGCTCGGCAACTGATTTCCGACCTTCCGAGCTTGGTCAAGGTAGCCCTGCTCGAAAATCTTCCCATTAAGGCTCCATTGCTCAAGGCTGGCGATCGCTGGCAGATTACCTATGGATCTGCGGATGGCTTGAATTTGAAGGACTTTGCCTTTTCCTATGTGCGAAATGGCCGTGAGATATCTATTCCTAAGACCGATGTGCTGAATTTGACCGAGTCAAACACGATCTTCCAGTCCGTAGCGGATTTCGAGGAAGATATGGTCATTTTCATCCGAGGAGTTCATGCTGATCCTTTTCAACAGCCTACATCCGAGGAAGAATTGATCTTGGAAGAAGGGTTTTGGGATAATCCCGACCATGTGTGGGGGGTGATTGGTCTGATTGTGGCGATCCTGTCGGTGGGATTTGGTGCCTGGTTCACCCGAAGAAAGCAGAAGCGTTTCCGGAATCTACTGTACTCTTGCAATGATTTGCTCAAAGACATGCTAGAGGAACAGCACAATCTGGAGCTTCGATTGGAGGATTTGAAGCATGTGATCTCCAGAAGTTTGGAGAAAGGCCATATCAGCGAAAACCAATTCCTGATTCTTCAAAGAAGACTCAATGACATT